The genomic stretch TCGCATTACAGCCATGTATTTGGTGAAAACTTTGAGAATTACAGCAGCGAAGTCTGATTTTTGCAACTTTCcaatcttttcaagacACAAGAGGAAACATATGAAATTCAACTCGTGGCCAGAGCCGTAATCTATACGAGTTCTGTTTCCCCAGGATTCATTGAAGTAGACTGAAACTTCAGAAATCAACGAATCATACGGTGAACTACCATTTGAAGCTGACGAAGATGGTGTATCAGGGTAGATCAATGATTTTAAGAAATTCTTGGATTCTATGCTGACCTCATCGTAAAAGTCCCTGAATTCGATTTTTCCAAATCGTGAAATGTCCTTCTCCACGACAACTGGATGTTTGTCAATATAACCATCAACTGTTTCAAGCACTGAAACGAGCTTTTTCGttgtttctgaaatttccaCTTCACTGTCGTTGGTAAGACCGGTGACCAGGTCCTGGAGGTCAATGACAAACTGGAGAAGATTGTTGTAGGTATCCGAATCGATCCACTTTTCAAGGTCTGCGGGTGAGACCACTCTTTTTACGGGGACGTGTGCTTCTGACATGAGAAGAATCAGATTGTATAAGTTATCGATGTAGAATCTGTTGACGAACTCTTCTTACTGTAGAAGGAAGATTTGTAGAGAAATTTAGAATTAATAATCAGGTATGAAGTTGGAGCAACAAATTTCTGTATGCCCTCTGTACAAAAGAGAACTGTCTGGTGCGACTATTTTGAAGCTCAGAATCCACCAGACAGCATAGATGGATACCCTTAAGGAATAGAATAAATTACTCCATGTGAAAGGAATATACGAAAATTCAGATTAGTGTATCATTGTTTCATCCTGTAAACTATTATATTCTTTGTTTGTAATTGTATATCAAAAATGAATTACAGTCCATTGTAACCGTTATTTTGCACTCAATTCGCACAAGcaaatttgcacccatttgCCATTTGTACCCATTACTGGAGCATGAAAGCATTAACTCTAGGATGACGAATATCTTCTCGTACAGAAGTATCCTagatcttcatcattcttGCTATTTATCGGAAGTAGGTAAGAACTTAAATACGAAACCCGGAATTCTACTCCTAAAAGGTGAGCTGAAATGGCCATGGTCTTAGCATCAAGTGTGTCCCGACTTTGAGAGAAAGGGAGActactgctgctggagGAGAAATGTTTTTCAATTAAATTGAATAAGCAATGCTGTTCAATGGAATTGAACTGAACTAGCTTTGATTCTATAACTGTGGAGTTATCTGTCAGGCAACTTGAGAAAGGCTTAGATAAGTACCTGAACTAGCAGACCGGTTGTGATCGCTGGTTCGCTGCTCGTTTTAGAGTCCTGCGATAGTAGAATAAATAACAATTTTCTATCTTCAAAGTATTTGCAAGTTTCATTTGAGTCCATACAAAAGCAAGATCTGAATCTGTAGgtttcaattgttcttgttaTTGGTTTACTCTTATAAAATCTCTGTTAGTGCATCGAATaaaaatgggtgcaaaatgaTGCAAGATTGCCATCTTGACGCACAAAACTAACCATATGAGATaagtattttttgcaccGTTACACTGTACCTGTCAAGTTCAATCTTTCAGATTTAGAGACTTGATCTGAATCTTTTGAAAGCGATTATCAGTCAAGTGTTCTTTATATTTCGGTATTGGAATCTTGTTCATATAGGGAACTCGCATAGTTAACGTGTTCGCCTGCAGATAATTCCCTCTGGTTGTTATCgtgagtgaaaaattccagCTCAACGTGtttgatctttttgatTCACAGACTTTAAAGCAACTCACAATAGGTGGAACAATTTGAAACCTCGATTTGGTCTATTATTCTAGTCAATAGCCATTACTCTTTTTCAGAAGCGAAGTTGCTCGAATTTAAGAGATTGTATAGCCTACGCTACGCTTTCTCGGTTTTCATACGTTTATTCCCAGATCTTTCAGTTTTCCAAGTAACTCTGATTTATCCAATACATTTAAAATATAATGGGTGAATATATTGCTAGCAATCGATTCAAGAGGTTCATACCTGACTGGCTTACGGTATTGGGACTTGTCATTACCTTTTTTTTGGTTACAGAAAGAGCTCATCCTTTCATAAGACAGTTCTCTTTATCTGATCCTTCGATCTCTCACCCTTTTGCCAAAGTTGAGAGAGTGACAGATAACCAATTGTATGTGTTGTCGATATTTTTACCAACTGCAATTGTTTTAGCAGCTGTTGCGCTCAATAGGCTGATTTCATCTCGCTTTGATAAGCTTCATCTAATCCAGGTAACTTCGCTAGGCATCTGGTTCAGCACCTGTTTGGCTGCTGTTTTGACAGATATTTTGAAGTGTTGGATAGGTAATCCACGTCCCGATTTCTTGGAGCGTTGTGGTGCCAAATACGGGACACCCAAGAACAAACTTGTAGGAATAGAAGTCTGTACGGCCCCTTTGGGTGAAATGTATTTGTTAGACGGAATGAAATCCACTCCTTCTGGCCATTCGTCAATGGCTTTCGCCGGTTTACTATACTTGACATTGTGGCTTTTAGGCCAATACAAAGTTTTGCATGGAAAGAAGCAGTTGTGGGCTCCGTTGCTCTGTTGTACTCCTCTTGTGTTGGCCAGTTATATAGCTTTGAGCAGAACCCAGGACTACAGACATCACTTTAGAGATGTGCTCCTCGGATCCATTCTTGGGATCGTGATAGCGGTGGGGACGTACTTTAAGTACTTTGACTCTGTGTTTGACGAAGATAGCGACAAGCCAATAGAGTATTCTGAGGTAGAGTAGAATATAGAGATATAGTGATAAAGCTAGACATGGATATATATAGATTAAGATATCCCAAATATAGACAAGACAAATGCATACATAGGCCAAACCTACCCTGATTGAAGCTTGGATATACATGCCTTCTTTTACTTTCAAATTACAACGCTACATGTCACTGGATACTC from Scheffersomyces stipitis CBS 6054 chromosome 2, complete sequence encodes the following:
- the DPP2 gene encoding diacylglycerol pyrophosphate phosphatase codes for the protein MGEYIASNRFKRFIPDWLTVLGLVITFFLVTERAHPFIRQFSLSDPSISHPFAKVERVTDNQLYVLSIFLPTAIVLAAVALNRSISSRFDKLHLIQVTSLGIWFSTCLAAVLTDILKCWIGNPRPDFLERCGAKYGTPKNKLVGIEVCTAPLGEMYLLDGMKSTPSGHSSMAFAGLLYLTLWLLGQYKVLHGKKQLWAPLLCCTPLVLASYIALSRTQDYRHHFRDVLLGSILGIVIAVGTYFKYFDSVFDEDSDKPIEYSEVE